The following proteins are co-located in the Chryseobacterium scophthalmum genome:
- the ureB gene encoding urease subunit beta, with translation MIPGEIFVKNGIIICNEGRETVKIKVTNTGDRPIQVGSHFHFFEVNKAMSFEREKAFGKRLNIVASTAVRFEPGEEKEVELVEIGGNKIARGFNNLVDASVTSEEQKEISLAKAGKLNFKTNSYELTCR, from the coding sequence ATGATACCAGGAGAAATCTTTGTAAAAAACGGCATAATTATCTGCAATGAAGGCAGAGAAACCGTAAAAATAAAAGTTACAAATACAGGAGACAGACCCATTCAGGTGGGTTCTCATTTTCATTTTTTTGAAGTTAATAAAGCGATGAGCTTCGAACGTGAAAAAGCATTCGGAAAAAGACTCAATATAGTAGCAAGCACCGCCGTACGTTTTGAGCCGGGCGAAGAAAAAGAAGTGGAATTGGTAGAAATCGGAGGAAATAAAATCGCAAGGGGTTTTAATAATCTTGTAGATGCTTCCGTGACTTCAGAAGAGCAAAAAGAAATCAGCCTTGCAAAAGCAGGAAAATTAAACTTTAAAACCAATAGTTATGAGCTTACATGTAGATAG
- a CDS encoding DNA topoisomerase IB — protein sequence MEQSDLEIISHLKPSKIVKIMKDPVASAKAVNLIYTSDAETSGIIRRKRGKKFQYFKEGEKIKDKEEIKRINGLVIPPAWENVWICALDNGHLQATGFDVKKRKQYRYHSLWSALRNHTKFYRMLQFGYALPEIRLQLEKDLALRNFEKRKILALIVSLMQRTNIRIGNNIYEKLYGSFGLTTLKGKHVKVEGQKINFSFKGKKGVMHNVNLKSKRLAKLIMKCKEIPGKELFQYVDDEGKRHSVDSGMVNDYIKEISGEDFTAKDFRTWSGTVNALIAFKEIGYAENNSQYKKKVKAALDIVAEHLGNTSTVCRKYYVHPLVINLYENNSIKKYLDQLEIIEENDGKADLTQEEKLVLKILETEKM from the coding sequence ATGGAACAATCAGACTTAGAGATTATTTCTCATCTTAAGCCATCGAAGATTGTGAAAATTATGAAAGATCCGGTAGCTTCTGCAAAGGCAGTGAATCTTATTTACACTTCCGATGCAGAAACTTCCGGAATTATTCGCAGGAAAAGAGGTAAAAAGTTTCAGTATTTTAAAGAAGGCGAAAAGATTAAGGATAAGGAAGAGATCAAGCGTATTAATGGTTTGGTAATTCCTCCGGCTTGGGAAAATGTTTGGATTTGCGCTTTAGATAATGGGCATCTTCAGGCGACAGGATTTGATGTTAAAAAAAGAAAACAATATCGTTATCATTCCTTGTGGAGCGCTCTGAGAAATCACACCAAATTTTACAGAATGCTGCAGTTTGGTTATGCTTTACCAGAAATTCGTCTGCAGCTTGAGAAAGATTTAGCTTTAAGAAATTTTGAAAAGCGAAAAATTCTGGCTTTGATTGTCAGTTTAATGCAACGAACCAACATTCGTATTGGTAATAATATTTATGAAAAACTCTACGGTTCTTTTGGTTTGACCACTTTAAAGGGAAAACATGTAAAAGTAGAAGGACAAAAAATTAATTTCTCATTTAAAGGTAAAAAAGGAGTGATGCATAATGTTAATCTTAAAAGTAAAAGATTGGCAAAACTAATTATGAAATGCAAAGAAATTCCAGGAAAAGAACTGTTTCAATATGTTGATGACGAAGGAAAAAGACATTCTGTAGATTCTGGAATGGTGAATGATTATATTAAAGAAATTAGCGGCGAAGATTTTACGGCGAAAGATTTCAGAACGTGGTCTGGAACGGTGAATGCTTTAATTGCCTTTAAAGAAATCGGCTACGCCGAAAATAATTCTCAGTATAAAAAGAAAGTAAAAGCTGCATTAGATATTGTTGCGGAACATCTTGGAAATACAAGTACGGTTTGCCGAAAATATTACGTTCATCCTTTGGTGATTAATTTGTACGAGAATAATTCCATCAAAAAATATCTTGATCAGCTTGAAATTATTGAAGAAAATGATGGCAAAGCAGATTTAACACAGGAAGAAAAATTGGTTTTAAAAATTCTTGAAACCGAGAAAATGTGA
- the ureE gene encoding urease accessory protein UreE, which produces MIINETTGNLAQNPTTKLVDYLDLEWFETTKRIQRKKTRGGTDIAIKFLREGQRLREGDILFEDDEKVVAINVLETEAIIMSPVSLLEMGTVCYEIGNKHIPLFIQEDKVLIPFEMPMFRWLEASGFNPERKHVKLLNLLKSNVEPHGHGSLGSSIFNKILKMAAPKDE; this is translated from the coding sequence ATGATTATTAACGAAACAACAGGCAATCTTGCCCAAAACCCAACAACAAAACTTGTTGATTATCTGGATCTGGAATGGTTTGAAACCACAAAAAGAATTCAGCGAAAAAAAACAAGAGGCGGAACAGATATCGCCATCAAATTCCTCAGAGAAGGACAACGTCTGAGAGAAGGTGATATCCTTTTTGAAGATGATGAAAAAGTAGTTGCCATCAATGTTTTGGAAACGGAAGCCATCATTATGTCTCCGGTTTCTTTACTGGAAATGGGAACAGTCTGCTACGAAATCGGGAACAAGCATATTCCACTTTTTATTCAGGAAGATAAAGTTTTAATTCCTTTTGAAATGCCGATGTTCAGATGGCTGGAAGCAAGCGGATTTAATCCCGAAAGAAAACACGTGAAACTCTTAAATCTTCTAAAATCTAATGTAGAACCGCACGGACATGGAAGTTTAGGATCTTCAATTTTTAATAAAATCTTAAAAATGGCAGCTCCAAAAGATGAATAA
- the ureC gene encoding urease subunit alpha produces the protein MSLHVDRKQYTNILGPTTGDKIRLGDTEIIIEIEKDFTHYGDEAVFGGGKTVRDGMGQNVTSKRDEGVLDLCITGAIIIDHWGIIKADIGIKDGKIIGIGKAGNPDTMDGVSPNMIIGASTEVHGGKGYIVTAGGIDTHIHFICPQQIETALYSGITTMIGGGTGPNDGTNATTVTPGKFNIRKMLEAAEEYPMNLGFFGKGNCAAEEPIEEQVEAGALGVKIHEDWGATPATIDASLKVADKYDVQVAIHTDTLNEAGFLEDTMEAIKGRVIHTFHTEGAGGGHAPDIIKAAMYPNVLPASTNPTRPYTINTIDEHLDMLMVCHHLSKDIPEDVAFADSRIRPETIAAEDILHDMGVFSIMSSDSQAMGRVGEVITRTWQTASKMKDQRGSLNEDEGAGNDNYRTKRYIAKYTINPAIAHGISEYVGSVEKGKIADLVIWKPALFGVKPEMVVKGGFVIAAKMGDPNASIPTPQPVIYRNMFGAHGKAKFKTCANFVSQISIDNGTIAEYNLEKMILPVKNCRNISKKDLIHNDKTPLIEVNPENYKVTVDGEYITCEPAEKLPLTQLYYLF, from the coding sequence ATGAGCTTACATGTAGATAGAAAACAATATACCAATATATTAGGTCCTACCACGGGCGACAAAATCCGGTTGGGCGATACCGAAATTATTATCGAAATCGAAAAAGATTTTACACATTATGGCGACGAAGCCGTTTTTGGTGGTGGTAAAACTGTCCGTGACGGAATGGGTCAAAACGTTACTTCAAAAAGAGATGAAGGAGTTTTAGATCTTTGCATTACAGGTGCCATTATCATTGATCATTGGGGAATTATAAAGGCAGATATAGGAATCAAAGACGGAAAAATCATAGGTATAGGAAAAGCAGGAAATCCTGACACAATGGATGGAGTTTCCCCCAATATGATTATCGGAGCTTCTACAGAAGTACACGGAGGAAAAGGATATATTGTAACCGCAGGTGGAATCGATACACACATACACTTCATTTGTCCGCAACAAATTGAAACAGCTCTATACAGCGGTATTACAACCATGATTGGCGGCGGAACCGGGCCCAACGACGGAACAAATGCTACAACCGTTACTCCAGGAAAATTCAACATTCGTAAAATGTTGGAAGCAGCAGAAGAATATCCTATGAATCTAGGCTTTTTCGGAAAAGGAAATTGTGCAGCCGAAGAACCTATTGAAGAACAGGTGGAAGCCGGAGCATTGGGTGTAAAAATTCACGAAGATTGGGGAGCGACACCTGCAACAATCGATGCATCTTTGAAAGTTGCCGATAAATATGACGTTCAAGTAGCCATTCATACCGATACTTTAAATGAAGCAGGATTTTTAGAAGATACAATGGAAGCTATTAAAGGAAGAGTAATTCACACATTCCACACAGAAGGTGCAGGTGGTGGTCACGCTCCCGATATCATCAAAGCAGCTATGTACCCAAACGTTCTTCCGGCTTCTACAAACCCTACCCGTCCTTACACGATAAATACAATCGACGAACATTTGGATATGTTGATGGTTTGTCACCATTTAAGCAAAGATATTCCGGAAGATGTAGCTTTTGCAGATTCCAGAATTCGTCCCGAAACGATTGCAGCAGAAGACATTCTTCACGATATGGGTGTTTTCAGTATTATGAGTTCAGATTCTCAGGCGATGGGAAGAGTGGGTGAAGTAATTACCAGAACATGGCAAACCGCCAGCAAAATGAAAGACCAGAGAGGTAGTCTGAATGAAGATGAAGGAGCAGGAAACGACAATTACCGTACAAAAAGATATATCGCAAAATATACGATCAATCCTGCAATAGCACACGGAATTTCAGAATATGTAGGTTCTGTGGAAAAAGGGAAAATAGCCGATTTAGTCATCTGGAAACCTGCATTATTTGGTGTAAAACCAGAAATGGTTGTAAAAGGCGGATTTGTAATTGCCGCTAAAATGGGTGATCCTAATGCTTCTATCCCAACACCGCAACCGGTTATTTACAGAAATATGTTTGGTGCACACGGAAAAGCAAAATTCAAGACCTGCGCCAATTTTGTTTCTCAGATTTCTATCGACAATGGAACCATTGCAGAATACAATCTGGAAAAAATGATTCTTCCTGTAAAAAACTGTAGAAACATTTCTAAAAAAGACCTTATTCACAACGATAAAACTCCATTAATCGAAGTGAATCCTGAAAACTACAAAGTAACAGTAGATGGTGAATATATCACTTGCGAGCCTGCAGAAAAACTGCCGTTAACACAGTTGTATTATTTATTCTAA
- a CDS encoding urea transporter — MDKFFEKIPFVDNILKGTGQIMLQENRWTGLLFLIGIFMGSWEQGLSAIMATAAGTLTAQFLKYDKSEINSGLYGFSAALVGVALSFVFKNTLLIWVLVVVGGSLASIIQHFFIKRKIPVFTLPFILIAWVFIFLLHHFTEIPPSKFITETILPTNNDEFLYSTNAFGEVIFQGGVLSGIIFFIAVFISSPIAALYGFVASILGGYIAHLNGEPIDQIHLGLFGFNAVLSAIVFSGFKKIDGFWVLLAVAVTVVIDDVLVDNNILSEVGGVLTFPFVAGTWVTLLIQKVFAKTKSEFKPFNQNLKIKSALKNFLKSK, encoded by the coding sequence ATGGATAAATTCTTTGAAAAAATACCTTTTGTAGACAATATTTTGAAAGGAACCGGGCAGATCATGCTTCAGGAAAACCGATGGACAGGTCTTCTGTTTCTCATTGGGATTTTTATGGGAAGCTGGGAACAGGGTTTGTCTGCCATAATGGCAACTGCAGCAGGAACTCTTACTGCCCAATTTCTTAAATATGACAAATCTGAAATCAATTCTGGTTTATATGGTTTCAGTGCTGCTCTTGTTGGCGTTGCGCTTTCTTTTGTATTCAAAAATACATTGCTGATTTGGGTTTTGGTTGTAGTTGGAGGATCGTTAGCAAGTATTATTCAGCATTTTTTTATAAAAAGAAAAATTCCGGTTTTTACGTTACCTTTTATTTTAATCGCCTGGGTTTTTATTTTTTTACTGCATCATTTTACAGAGATTCCGCCATCAAAATTTATTACAGAAACTATATTACCTACCAATAATGATGAATTTCTTTATTCTACCAATGCTTTTGGTGAAGTGATTTTCCAAGGTGGAGTTCTTTCGGGGATTATCTTTTTCATTGCGGTTTTTATAAGCTCTCCGATTGCGGCTCTTTACGGATTTGTGGCGTCTATTTTAGGCGGATATATTGCACATCTCAATGGTGAACCAATTGATCAGATTCATTTGGGGCTCTTCGGGTTCAATGCCGTACTTTCTGCAATTGTTTTTTCGGGCTTCAAAAAAATCGATGGTTTTTGGGTGCTTTTGGCAGTTGCGGTTACCGTAGTTATCGATGATGTTTTAGTAGACAACAATATTCTAAGCGAAGTTGGCGGGGTACTTACTTTCCCTTTTGTAGCAGGAACCTGGGTAACACTTTTAATTCAAAAAGTATTTGCAAAAACAAAATCTGAATTTAAACCATTCAATCAAAATTTAAAAATTAAGTCTGCTTTAAAAAATTTCTTAAAGTCTAAATAA
- a CDS encoding urease accessory protein UreF: MNLNFLSGLLHLSDPTLPIGGYTHSNGLETFVQQRIVHDRQTAKEFVENMLKYNLKYNDGAFVKMSYEATQNGDLELLLNLDNECNSLKCPKEIRQASQKLGLRLIKIFKRRESFSLMEDYEKAIQNRKANSHYCIVFGMYAALMKIPLREALLGFYYTSVAGMITNAVKLVPLGQLDGQDILFSLYPVMEKVALETIEIDRDLVGLCNTAFDIRCMQHERLYSRLYMS; encoded by the coding sequence TTGAATTTAAACTTTTTGTCGGGATTACTGCATCTTTCAGACCCTACTTTACCCATCGGAGGTTACACCCATTCTAACGGATTGGAAACTTTTGTACAGCAAAGAATTGTTCACGACAGACAAACTGCAAAAGAATTTGTTGAAAATATGCTTAAGTACAACCTTAAATATAATGACGGAGCTTTTGTAAAAATGTCTTATGAAGCCACACAAAACGGAGACTTAGAATTATTATTAAATCTTGATAATGAATGTAATTCTTTGAAATGTCCCAAAGAAATTCGTCAGGCAAGTCAGAAATTAGGATTGCGTTTAATCAAAATATTTAAAAGAAGAGAAAGTTTTTCTTTAATGGAAGATTATGAAAAGGCAATTCAAAACCGAAAGGCAAACTCACATTACTGCATCGTTTTCGGAATGTATGCTGCTCTGATGAAAATTCCTTTGCGAGAAGCACTTTTAGGATTTTATTACACTTCGGTCGCCGGAATGATTACCAATGCAGTGAAGCTCGTTCCACTTGGGCAGCTCGATGGTCAGGATATTTTGTTTTCACTCTATCCGGTTATGGAAAAAGTAGCATTAGAAACCATTGAAATCGACCGGGATCTGGTTGGTCTTTGCAACACCGCTTTCGATATAAGATGTATGCAGCACGAAAGACTTTATTCAAGGCTTTATATGTCGTGA
- a CDS encoding urease accessory protein UreD has protein sequence MDSHLNIIAGFKSGKSYIKDLYVSLPFRCVSVGQRKDDNKLYQMIMSSSPGILDGDHYHLDISLEKGASMQLQSQSYQRLFNMKDEALQEINIVMEDETSFAYVPHPVVPHEDSNFKSKAKINIGKNSQIIISEIITCGRKHYGEVFKLKRFQNLMEICHDNKLIIKDNVLIQPDLIPINTIGNLEQYTHQGTLIFYSTKENVEKDHLIQTIIDHSEQFKDEMEIGISAMEENGFVVRALGHGGEVMFNFFLYVQEILWDLDKNN, from the coding sequence ATGGATAGTCATTTAAATATAATCGCAGGCTTCAAAAGTGGAAAATCTTATATAAAAGACCTGTATGTCTCACTTCCGTTCAGATGTGTTTCTGTGGGACAGCGTAAAGATGACAACAAGCTGTATCAGATGATAATGAGTTCTTCGCCCGGAATTTTAGACGGAGATCATTATCATTTGGATATCAGTTTGGAAAAAGGTGCTTCAATGCAACTGCAGTCGCAGTCTTATCAAAGGCTTTTCAATATGAAGGATGAAGCTCTTCAGGAGATCAATATTGTAATGGAGGATGAAACATCTTTTGCATACGTTCCGCATCCTGTGGTTCCGCATGAAGATTCTAATTTCAAAAGTAAGGCGAAAATCAATATCGGGAAAAACAGCCAGATCATCATCAGCGAAATTATCACTTGTGGAAGAAAACATTACGGAGAAGTTTTTAAGCTAAAACGCTTCCAAAATCTGATGGAAATTTGTCATGATAATAAACTGATCATCAAAGACAATGTTCTCATTCAACCTGATCTGATCCCGATAAACACCATCGGAAATCTTGAACAATATACACATCAGGGAACTTTGATTTTTTACAGCACCAAAGAAAATGTTGAAAAAGATCATCTGATACAAACCATTATTGATCATTCCGAACAGTTTAAAGACGAAATGGAAATAGGCATTTCAGCAATGGAAGAAAACGGATTTGTAGTACGAGCTTTAGGGCACGGCGGTGAAGTGATGTTTAATTTTTTCCTGTACGTTCAGGAGATTTTGTGGGATTTAGATAAAAACAATTAA
- the ureG gene encoding urease accessory protein UreG: MENRKYIKLGVAGPVGSGKTALLERLSRKMFGKYDLGVITNDIYTKEDAEFMAKNSLLPHDRIIGVETGGCPHTAIREDASMNLEAVDELAARFPEIELIMIESGGDNLSATFSPDLADVTIFIIDVAEGEKIPRKGGPGITRSDLLIINKIDLAPHVGASLEVMENDARRMRNGNPFVFTNLKTEEGLEKVIGWIKKYALLEDVEEPNLVR, translated from the coding sequence ATGGAAAATAGAAAATATATAAAACTTGGTGTAGCAGGACCTGTAGGTTCAGGAAAAACAGCTTTATTAGAACGTTTGAGCAGAAAAATGTTCGGAAAATATGATCTTGGCGTAATTACAAATGATATTTACACCAAAGAAGATGCAGAATTTATGGCTAAAAACAGTCTTCTTCCTCATGATAGAATTATCGGTGTAGAAACGGGAGGTTGTCCCCACACTGCCATTCGTGAAGATGCAAGTATGAATTTGGAAGCAGTAGACGAACTTGCTGCACGTTTTCCGGAAATAGAATTGATTATGATTGAAAGCGGCGGCGACAATTTATCGGCAACTTTCAGTCCGGATCTTGCAGATGTTACGATCTTTATTATTGACGTTGCGGAAGGTGAAAAAATTCCAAGAAAAGGTGGCCCCGGAATTACACGTTCAGATTTATTAATCATCAACAAAATCGATCTTGCGCCCCACGTTGGAGCCAGTCTTGAAGTAATGGAAAATGATGCACGAAGAATGAGAAACGGAAATCCTTTTGTGTTTACCAACCTTAAAACAGAAGAAGGTCTTGAAAAAGTAATTGGCTGGATCAAGAAATATGCACTTTTGGAGGATGTGGAAGAACCGAATCTTGTGAGATAA
- the ureA gene encoding urease subunit gamma, translated as MHLTPRETEKLMLFLAGELALKRKERGLKLNYPESVALISHFLLEGARDGKKVATLMQEGANLLTTDDVMPGVADMIHDVQIEATFPDGTKLVTVHNPIR; from the coding sequence ATGCATTTAACACCAAGAGAAACGGAAAAGCTCATGCTTTTCCTAGCAGGAGAGCTTGCCCTTAAAAGAAAGGAAAGAGGCTTGAAACTCAATTATCCAGAATCTGTTGCATTAATCAGTCACTTCCTTCTAGAAGGTGCAAGAGACGGAAAAAAAGTAGCAACACTCATGCAGGAAGGTGCAAATCTCCTAACCACAGATGACGTAATGCCCGGAGTTGCAGACATGATTCATGATGTTCAAATCGAAGCAACTTTTCCTGATGGAACTAAGCTCGTAACCGTACACAACCCAATCCGTTAA
- a CDS encoding TonB-dependent receptor: protein MKTTKIIVAFLALNFNPKVLAQDTEKKLLIKDADDKFPIADVLVQYDHGNSHAHSGEDGTVKFTIKSFPDTLVITHKGYDEVKWAITNDEDKNKVVFLQHKPFQISEVSINHHSFLTAITKVDLNKFPVNSAQDLLRKVPGLFIAQHAGGGKAEQLFLRGFDADHGTDVSVNVDGMPVNVVSHAHGQGYSDLHFVIPETVNNIDFGKGAYYMDRGDFNTAGYVDFKTYDHLQNSMIKLEGGSFNSKRILGMFNILNDTKERKSAYLAAEYNYTDGAFDVKQNFNRINIFGKYNQWITDNDYFNLQFSNFNSSWNASGQIPERTVNNGIIDRWQSIDPTEGGETSRTNVEMNYKHIISPSENIEAMAFYSKYNFNLYSDFTFYLKDKDYGDEIQQTDGRNMYGMEVKHTKNFLFDNSSLNWISGVGFRNDDINTLQLNHVYHRDLLLDRLADVQGTETNLHAFSGLVWKTGKFTINPALRVDHFIFNLHDLLNVEQLPSGQSKEETRLSPKLNFSYAQNDNIMWFLKTGMGFHSNDIRVVVANKNDNTLPYSLGGDFGVRLHPFKSLIITPTLWYMYLQQEFVYVGDEAVVEPSGKSRRFGADLGIRFQPLENFYLNADINYSHARFIEEENGQDYVPLAPVVTSTGSVNWDFMHGFSLGLQYRYLGERPAVEDNSIRTKAYFVNDLMLSYNRQKWGANIQVNNLFNVKWNEAQFATETQLKGETESITDLTYTPGNPFGVRVGLYYKF from the coding sequence ATGAAAACCACTAAAATAATAGTTGCTTTTCTTGCTCTAAACTTTAACCCTAAAGTTTTGGCACAGGATACAGAAAAGAAATTATTAATAAAAGATGCCGATGATAAATTCCCAATTGCAGATGTTTTGGTGCAATATGATCACGGTAACAGCCATGCTCATTCCGGAGAAGACGGAACAGTAAAATTTACTATTAAATCTTTTCCAGATACACTTGTTATCACTCACAAAGGATATGATGAGGTAAAATGGGCAATTACCAATGATGAGGATAAAAACAAAGTTGTTTTTCTACAGCACAAACCGTTTCAGATTTCTGAAGTTTCCATCAATCATCATTCGTTTTTAACTGCGATTACAAAGGTTGATCTTAATAAATTTCCGGTAAATTCTGCTCAGGATTTATTAAGGAAAGTTCCGGGATTATTTATCGCCCAACATGCAGGAGGCGGAAAAGCCGAACAATTATTTTTAAGAGGATTTGATGCCGATCACGGAACTGACGTAAGTGTAAACGTAGACGGAATGCCTGTAAACGTAGTATCTCATGCGCACGGACAAGGTTATTCTGATCTGCATTTTGTAATTCCGGAAACGGTAAACAATATCGACTTCGGAAAAGGTGCTTATTATATGGATCGTGGTGATTTTAATACCGCCGGTTACGTCGATTTTAAAACTTACGATCATTTACAAAACAGCATGATCAAGCTTGAAGGTGGCTCATTCAACTCAAAAAGAATATTGGGAATGTTTAATATTCTTAACGATACAAAAGAAAGAAAAAGTGCTTATCTGGCTGCAGAATACAATTATACAGACGGAGCTTTTGATGTGAAACAAAATTTTAACCGCATCAATATTTTCGGAAAATACAACCAGTGGATCACAGATAACGATTATTTTAATCTGCAGTTTTCAAATTTTAATTCTTCGTGGAACGCTTCAGGGCAAATTCCGGAACGTACCGTGAATAATGGCATTATCGACAGATGGCAAAGCATCGACCCGACAGAAGGCGGAGAAACTTCACGAACCAATGTTGAGATGAATTACAAACATATCATTTCGCCTTCCGAGAATATTGAGGCAATGGCTTTTTATTCTAAATATAATTTTAATCTTTATTCAGATTTTACATTTTATCTGAAAGATAAAGATTACGGAGACGAAATTCAGCAGACAGACGGAAGAAATATGTATGGTATGGAAGTAAAACATACTAAGAATTTTTTGTTTGATAACAGCTCATTAAATTGGATCAGCGGTGTAGGATTTCGGAATGATGATATCAATACCTTACAGCTGAATCATGTTTATCACAGAGATTTATTGTTGGATCGACTGGCGGATGTTCAGGGAACCGAAACCAACCTTCATGCTTTTTCAGGTCTTGTTTGGAAAACAGGAAAATTCACCATCAATCCGGCATTGAGGGTAGATCATTTTATTTTTAATCTGCATGATTTGTTAAATGTCGAGCAATTGCCTTCCGGACAATCGAAAGAAGAAACAAGACTCAGTCCAAAACTGAATTTTTCTTATGCTCAGAATGATAACATCATGTGGTTTTTAAAAACCGGAATGGGTTTCCATTCTAATGATATTCGCGTAGTCGTAGCCAATAAAAATGATAATACCCTACCCTACTCGTTGGGCGGAGATTTTGGAGTAAGGCTGCATCCTTTTAAATCATTAATTATTACGCCAACTTTATGGTATATGTATCTGCAACAGGAGTTTGTGTATGTTGGTGATGAAGCCGTGGTAGAACCTTCAGGTAAATCAAGACGTTTTGGTGCAGATTTGGGAATTCGTTTTCAGCCTCTGGAAAATTTTTACCTAAATGCAGATATTAATTATTCCCATGCAAGATTTATTGAAGAAGAAAATGGTCAGGATTATGTTCCGTTAGCTCCGGTTGTAACAAGTACCGGTTCTGTAAACTGGGATTTTATGCACGGTTTTTCGCTTGGTTTGCAATACCGTTATTTGGGAGAACGACCTGCCGTTGAAGACAATAGTATCCGAACAAAAGCTTATTTTGTGAATGATTTGATGCTTTCTTACAATCGCCAAAAATGGGGAGCCAATATTCAGGTTAATAATCTCTTCAATGTAAAATGGAATGAAGCGCAGTTTGCTACAGAAACCCAGCTGAAAGGTGAAACAGAATCTATCACAGATCTTACCTATACACCGGGAAATCCGTTTGGAGTAAGAGTAGGTTTATACTATAAATTTTAA
- a CDS encoding helix-turn-helix domain-containing protein → MEILSNFQYKKLFLPNITEKILANNADIQLYRLEDYLKGILMPVIPYRTTFNFIIFVTNGHLKQYLENKEYAAEKGGVIFIKQGTITATLELSDDIEGFFLAYENNILSEQELPKHSTSIFFMNPFLKQDALTYETITQLLSIMEQELWLNNLNVNDVTITMLHLILIKMLNSDSNSHHRSVTRAMEVSLQFRDLLFKYHINEKRVAFFADKLSVTESYLNKCVKNVTKKSPKQWINEIDINYSKALLQSSKDISEIAYELNFHTASHFAQLFKRITGITPTAYRNQFLIK, encoded by the coding sequence ATGGAAATATTATCCAATTTTCAGTACAAAAAGCTTTTCCTTCCCAACATTACGGAAAAAATATTAGCCAACAACGCAGATATACAACTTTACCGTCTGGAAGATTATCTGAAAGGGATTTTAATGCCGGTGATTCCCTATCGCACGACTTTTAATTTTATTATTTTCGTGACAAACGGACACCTAAAGCAATATCTTGAAAATAAAGAATACGCAGCCGAAAAAGGAGGTGTTATTTTTATTAAACAGGGAACTATTACCGCCACTTTAGAACTTTCCGATGATATTGAAGGTTTTTTTCTGGCCTACGAAAACAATATTCTGTCTGAGCAAGAACTTCCAAAACACTCGACAAGCATTTTCTTTATGAATCCTTTCCTAAAACAGGATGCTTTAACCTACGAAACCATTACCCAGCTTCTTTCTATTATGGAACAGGAATTATGGCTTAATAATCTGAATGTAAATGATGTGACGATTACAATGCTGCACCTAATTCTGATAAAAATGCTGAATTCAGACTCAAATTCACATCACAGATCTGTTACCCGAGCAATGGAAGTATCGCTACAATTCAGAGATTTGTTGTTTAAATATCACATTAACGAAAAGCGTGTCGCCTTTTTTGCAGATAAATTATCGGTTACCGAAAGCTATCTTAATAAATGTGTGAAAAATGTTACTAAAAAATCGCCCAAACAATGGATTAATGAAATTGATATTAATTACAGCAAAGCATTACTTCAGTCGAGTAAAGATATTTCCGAGATTGCTTATGAACTCAATTTTCATACGGCATCACATTTTGCACAGCTTTTTAAGAGAATTACAGGAATTACTCCGACTGCGTACAGGAATCAGTTTTTGATTAAATAA